The following coding sequences lie in one Rhodohalobacter barkolensis genomic window:
- a CDS encoding metallophosphoesterase family protein: protein MTNQLVAIGDIHGCSQSLKALWDKLEPFSDASFIFIGDYIDRGPDSKGVVDFLLKVQNERNCIFLRGNHEQMLLDSFESKRDYNWLLNGGDTTLESYGVDGADQIPDDHLEFYINTKLYYQTDDYFFVHAGVPPHQPIRKSIESEENHDFFLWGRDHIDSFETPWEKTVIFGHTPRPYPIQKKNMIGIDTGCVYEKLGYGKLTAVLLPEQQFIQQTSLDF, encoded by the coding sequence ATGACTAATCAACTAGTTGCTATAGGAGACATTCACGGCTGTTCACAATCTTTAAAGGCATTGTGGGATAAACTCGAACCTTTTTCAGACGCCTCCTTTATATTTATTGGAGATTATATTGATCGTGGTCCTGACTCAAAAGGTGTGGTTGATTTTCTGTTGAAAGTACAAAACGAACGCAATTGTATATTTCTGCGTGGAAATCATGAACAGATGCTGCTCGATTCATTTGAATCTAAAAGAGATTATAATTGGCTCCTGAATGGCGGAGATACAACTTTAGAATCATATGGTGTGGACGGGGCAGATCAAATACCGGATGATCATCTAGAGTTCTATATAAATACCAAACTCTACTATCAAACAGACGACTACTTTTTTGTTCATGCAGGTGTTCCGCCTCATCAGCCTATACGCAAAAGTATAGAGTCAGAAGAAAATCACGACTTTTTCTTATGGGGCAGAGATCATATTGACTCATTCGAAACACCATGGGAAAAAACTGTGATTTTTGGACATACACCAAGACCTTATCCTATTCAAAAGAAAAATATGATTGGTATAGATACAGGATGCGTGTATGAAAAGCTTGGTTATGGAAAATTAACTGCGGTTCTGCTACCCGAACAACAATTTATACAACAAACTTCACTCGACTTTTAA
- the nusB gene encoding transcription antitermination factor NusB codes for MSNRRAARESALKAIYAVEVGNSRTQDVTKNIIKAELKDDTNSIKFAEKLLLTTVDFAHEYDEIIQNHIKNWKVERLAMLDKLIIRMAMTEFLHFEEVPTKVTINEAIELAKDYSTGKSGNFVNGILDAVLNQLDEDGKINKKGRGLIESS; via the coding sequence ATGTCGAATAGAAGAGCAGCACGAGAATCAGCTTTAAAAGCGATTTATGCCGTTGAGGTAGGCAATAGCCGGACTCAGGATGTAACAAAGAATATTATAAAGGCTGAATTAAAAGATGATACGAACTCTATTAAGTTTGCTGAAAAACTGTTATTAACAACTGTAGATTTTGCTCATGAGTATGATGAGATTATTCAAAATCATATTAAGAATTGGAAAGTAGAACGTCTGGCCATGCTTGATAAGCTAATCATCAGGATGGCCATGACAGAATTCCTCCACTTTGAAGAAGTACCCACTAAAGTTACTATTAACGAGGCTATTGAGCTTGCAAAAGATTATTCCACAGGGAAAAGTGGAAATTTTGTGAACGGTATTCTGGATGCAGTACTAAATCAGTTGGATGAAGATGGGAAAATCAATAAAAAGGGAAGAGGCTTAATAGAATCCTCATAA
- a CDS encoding M3 family metallopeptidase, with protein MKITAIAIICISFLLVLGCSNDKSMTENPFYSESSLPFEAPDFDNIENRHFMPAFERGMKEGLEQIEAIANQDIPPTFDNTIVAMEQSGDLLTRVQQVFYNLTSAHTNDEIQDIQSELAPKLAAHSDNIYLNRNLFERVETLYNDIESLSLSDEAEKLLSDIYRDFVRAGAQLSDSEQQRMREINERMSSLTTEFQEKLLAMTRERAVVVDDIDMLEGLSNDRIAAAKEAAEQRDHDDSYLINISNTTRHPLLSSLSNREMRKQIWEASAYRGLGENGGIDTRPILLEIAELRAERVQLLGYETYAHYAIEPQTGETPERVLELLKDLIPPVVTNSEVEAELIREYMQQDGIEDDLQPWDWEYYAEKVRQERYDINDNEVRAYFELNRVLDDGVFFAMEKLFGITFEERFDLPVYHEDVRVWNVMDEDGSQIGLFYGDFFSRDSKRGGAWMNSFVVQSHLKEKNPVVVNVLNITPPAEGEPALVSFDNVTTLFHEMGHAVHGLFSDVTYPSLAGTSVPRDFVEFPSTFQEDWAILPEVLENYAKHHETGERIPQDLLDKLIEAREFNQGFNTYEYLAATLVDMEWHLLDQSSIPSDVEAFEQASLAKYNLANPAIPPRYKSTYFSHIFSGGYAANYYAYIWSEILAADAFAFMSNQGGLTRDNGNRFREYILSQGGSEEAMDLYRNYRGGEPDVQHLLERRGLTSN; from the coding sequence ATGAAAATAACAGCAATTGCAATAATCTGTATCTCTTTCCTTTTAGTTTTGGGATGCAGTAACGATAAAAGTATGACTGAAAATCCGTTCTATTCTGAAAGCTCTCTTCCATTTGAAGCCCCTGATTTTGATAACATCGAAAACAGACATTTTATGCCTGCCTTTGAACGCGGCATGAAAGAAGGACTGGAACAAATTGAAGCCATTGCCAACCAAGATATACCGCCCACTTTTGATAATACCATTGTAGCAATGGAGCAAAGTGGTGATTTGTTAACTCGGGTTCAACAAGTGTTCTATAACTTGACCTCTGCTCACACAAATGACGAGATTCAGGATATCCAGTCTGAACTAGCTCCTAAGCTCGCTGCTCACTCAGATAACATCTATTTGAATCGTAACCTTTTTGAACGTGTAGAAACACTATACAACGATATCGAATCTCTCTCTTTAAGTGATGAAGCTGAAAAGCTATTATCCGACATTTACCGTGATTTTGTTCGGGCCGGTGCACAGCTTTCAGACTCAGAACAACAGCGTATGCGTGAGATTAATGAGCGAATGTCTTCATTAACTACGGAATTTCAGGAAAAGCTTTTAGCAATGACTCGTGAACGGGCTGTAGTGGTTGATGATATTGATATGTTGGAAGGATTGAGTAACGATCGTATTGCTGCTGCTAAAGAAGCCGCAGAACAGAGAGACCATGATGACAGTTATTTAATCAATATTTCCAATACTACGCGTCACCCCCTCCTCTCATCACTAAGTAACAGAGAAATGAGAAAACAGATTTGGGAAGCATCTGCCTACCGTGGCCTTGGTGAAAATGGAGGAATTGATACTCGCCCAATTCTACTCGAAATTGCAGAACTGCGCGCTGAGAGAGTTCAACTTCTTGGTTATGAAACGTATGCACACTACGCAATTGAACCTCAAACAGGCGAAACACCTGAACGTGTCTTAGAACTTCTCAAAGATTTAATTCCACCGGTTGTAACCAATAGCGAAGTGGAGGCTGAATTGATCCGTGAGTATATGCAGCAAGACGGTATTGAAGATGATCTTCAACCCTGGGATTGGGAATACTATGCGGAAAAAGTTCGGCAGGAACGATATGACATTAACGATAACGAAGTCAGAGCTTATTTTGAACTGAACCGTGTTTTGGACGACGGTGTTTTCTTTGCAATGGAAAAACTCTTCGGAATTACATTTGAAGAGCGATTTGATCTCCCGGTATATCATGAAGATGTAAGAGTATGGAATGTGATGGATGAAGACGGATCGCAAATCGGACTTTTCTATGGCGATTTCTTCAGTCGAGACTCAAAGAGAGGTGGTGCATGGATGAACTCATTTGTAGTTCAATCTCACTTGAAAGAAAAAAATCCTGTAGTCGTTAACGTTTTAAATATAACTCCACCGGCAGAAGGTGAACCCGCACTTGTAAGTTTTGATAATGTGACGACTCTATTTCATGAAATGGGTCATGCCGTTCATGGACTATTTTCAGACGTAACCTACCCTTCCTTAGCCGGCACATCTGTACCAAGAGATTTTGTCGAATTCCCTTCAACTTTCCAGGAAGATTGGGCAATACTTCCTGAAGTACTTGAGAATTATGCTAAACATCATGAAACCGGTGAACGGATTCCTCAGGATCTCTTAGACAAATTGATCGAAGCCAGAGAGTTCAATCAGGGATTCAATACCTACGAATATCTTGCCGCAACCTTAGTGGATATGGAGTGGCACCTCTTGGATCAATCCTCAATTCCATCAGATGTTGAAGCATTTGAACAGGCATCACTTGCAAAATATAACCTTGCAAATCCTGCTATTCCTCCAAGATATAAGTCAACGTATTTTTCTCACATTTTTTCCGGAGGGTATGCGGCTAATTACTATGCCTATATTTGGAGTGAAATTCTAGCGGCTGATGCGTTTGCATTTATGAGTAATCAAGGTGGACTTACCCGGGATAACGGAAATCGATTCCGGGAGTATATTTTGTCTCAGGGCGGCAGTGAAGAAGCCATGGATCTGTATCGTAATTACAGGGGCGGAGAGCCGGATGTTCAACACTTACTCGAAAGGCGTGGACTTACTTCGAACTAG
- a CDS encoding PAS domain S-box protein, with amino-acid sequence MGISAQEKHIEDGFFENECMLIYDYYTLDILEVNRACQTKYGFSKKEFLSKKITDLGEKYREPVSGLNGDALKSDNLQLPAVWKHYRKDGSSFYVQYTFHQLKRDGKYVQLCVLHDISDKFPEVEQNLHQLPRIDTLRERLPLATIEWSRSGNIRDWSPKAESLFEWNYEQVMGKSLFETGIIQPDIRDFVESKIHELILNYNNYFTFDSKTVLENGQTIYSTWHNSANYDQSGKLLSIYSLIEDITERKNAEDKLKESEQRFRVLSEASTVGVYLLQDGKLKYVNPMFCEISGYTKNELFQSIDPVELIHKNDVGKLKSLRERFHNSEIDSFEVDARALSKNESEIFVKIYGSKIMLDDRIAIMGVVIDQTKQMDAQKKLKYSIQSYKDLFNSIGDAIYIHNSDGEFIEANRTAQEIFGYDRDEIIGKDPMLLAAPGKVNKERTFGFIEKALEGEMQRFEWWGKRKNGEIFPNEVTLNPGKYFGKDVVIAMARDISQQHEQQKELKHSEELFRQLFQNAPVGIAMLDNHNEVQMVNKSFEEIFEYKIDDIRGLNIDDLIAPDEELDVARKLSNSSETFEVMGSRKTKSGKIVDVLIYGVPVKVDGKTISIYGLYVDITDQKNAEGKLKSSLKEKEVLLAEIHHRVKNNLAVITGLLDLQSHSTENLDVQEALKDSQMRINTMALIHEKLYQNETLSNINFAKYIEDLVDVIDKTHRTDSYPIQIQLDLEPVEFTITQAIPCGLLLNEIFTNAYKHAFGKSFIGEAKLNASLSMDKEQNIKLEISDNGIGLPGEFENLGETSLGLTLIKTLNRQLNAEMSVNPADGTAYTFSFKLEK; translated from the coding sequence ATGGGAATATCTGCTCAAGAAAAACACATCGAAGATGGTTTTTTTGAAAATGAATGCATGCTTATTTACGACTATTACACCCTTGATATCCTGGAAGTTAACCGGGCATGTCAAACTAAATACGGATTTTCTAAAAAGGAGTTCTTAAGCAAAAAAATTACCGATTTAGGGGAGAAGTATAGAGAGCCGGTGTCCGGTTTAAATGGCGATGCTTTAAAATCAGATAATTTACAACTTCCCGCAGTATGGAAGCACTACAGAAAAGACGGATCTTCTTTTTATGTGCAATACACATTTCATCAACTCAAGAGAGATGGGAAATATGTTCAACTTTGTGTACTGCATGACATTTCTGATAAGTTTCCCGAAGTAGAACAGAATCTACATCAGCTGCCCAGAATTGATACTTTACGGGAGAGGTTGCCATTGGCAACAATAGAGTGGAGCAGAAGCGGAAATATCAGAGATTGGTCACCGAAAGCAGAGTCTCTTTTTGAGTGGAATTATGAACAGGTAATGGGGAAATCACTTTTCGAAACCGGTATTATACAGCCAGATATCAGAGATTTTGTTGAAAGTAAGATCCATGAGCTGATTTTAAATTACAATAACTATTTTACTTTTGACTCTAAAACGGTTCTTGAAAACGGACAAACAATCTATTCAACTTGGCATAATTCTGCTAATTATGATCAAAGTGGAAAACTGTTAAGCATCTACTCTTTGATTGAGGATATCACTGAGCGTAAAAATGCTGAAGATAAGTTAAAAGAGTCTGAGCAACGTTTTCGGGTTTTGAGTGAAGCTTCAACTGTGGGCGTATACTTGCTGCAAGACGGTAAACTCAAATATGTGAATCCGATGTTTTGTGAGATTTCCGGATACACCAAAAATGAGCTTTTTCAGTCAATCGATCCTGTTGAATTGATTCATAAAAATGATGTCGGGAAATTGAAGTCACTCCGGGAACGGTTTCATAATTCAGAAATCGACTCATTTGAGGTGGATGCCAGGGCCTTATCCAAAAATGAATCTGAGATTTTTGTCAAAATTTATGGTTCTAAAATCATGCTTGATGATCGTATTGCTATTATGGGAGTTGTAATCGATCAAACAAAACAGATGGATGCTCAGAAAAAACTCAAGTACTCGATCCAAAGTTATAAAGACCTGTTTAACTCTATAGGGGACGCAATCTATATTCACAACAGCGATGGTGAGTTTATAGAAGCAAACCGAACGGCACAGGAAATTTTTGGATACGATAGAGATGAAATAATTGGTAAAGATCCAATGCTGCTTGCAGCTCCGGGAAAAGTAAATAAAGAGAGAACTTTTGGCTTTATTGAAAAGGCACTCGAGGGAGAAATGCAGCGATTCGAGTGGTGGGGTAAACGAAAAAATGGAGAAATTTTTCCTAATGAGGTGACACTGAATCCCGGAAAGTATTTTGGCAAGGATGTGGTAATAGCCATGGCCCGTGATATTAGTCAACAGCACGAACAACAAAAAGAACTTAAGCACAGTGAAGAGCTATTCAGGCAGCTTTTTCAGAATGCACCGGTTGGTATAGCGATGCTTGATAACCATAATGAAGTGCAGATGGTTAACAAAAGTTTTGAAGAAATTTTCGAATATAAGATTGACGACATCAGAGGGTTAAATATTGATGATTTAATTGCACCTGACGAAGAACTGGATGTTGCGAGAAAACTATCGAACAGCTCTGAAACTTTTGAAGTTATGGGGTCTCGTAAAACGAAATCAGGAAAAATTGTTGATGTACTAATCTACGGTGTGCCTGTTAAAGTTGATGGTAAAACCATTTCCATTTACGGCTTATATGTTGACATCACAGATCAGAAGAATGCAGAGGGAAAGCTAAAAAGCTCCTTAAAAGAGAAGGAGGTACTGCTTGCTGAAATACATCATCGTGTAAAAAACAATTTGGCCGTGATTACCGGTTTATTGGATCTTCAGTCTCATAGCACTGAAAATCTCGATGTTCAGGAAGCTTTAAAGGATAGCCAGATGCGTATCAACACTATGGCATTGATTCATGAAAAGCTTTATCAAAATGAGACTCTATCGAATATAAACTTTGCAAAATATATCGAAGATCTTGTTGATGTTATTGATAAAACACATCGTACGGATTCCTATCCAATTCAGATCCAATTAGATTTAGAACCTGTTGAGTTTACGATCACTCAAGCGATTCCATGCGGACTTTTATTAAATGAAATTTTTACGAATGCCTATAAACACGCGTTTGGTAAATCATTTATAGGAGAGGCAAAACTCAACGCATCCTTATCAATGGACAAAGAACAGAATATAAAACTCGAGATTAGTGACAACGGAATCGGTTTACCCGGAGAATTCGAAAATCTGGGAGAAACGTCACTTGGATTAACCCTGATTAAAACACTGAATAGACAGTTGAATGCAGAAATGAGTGTAAACCCTGCAGATGGTACTGCTTATACCTTTTCATTTAAGCTTGAAAAATAA
- the thrS gene encoding threonine--tRNA ligase, giving the protein MPEEFITLTFPDGAKKEFKKGVSGFEVAESISKGLARNALSVTFNGTIKDLDAPIEESGAIEINTWDSEDGQYTFWHSSAHLLAEAIQELYPDAKFGIGPPIENGFYYDIDFGDESFGQDHLSKVEDKMIELARNKSEFKRRDVSKEEALEFYKERGNEYKVDLIEDLEDGTITFYEQGSFTDLCKGPHIPDTSLIKAVKLTNLAGAYWRGDVDSKQLTRIYGVSFPKQKLLKEHLEQLEEAKKRDHKKLGKELGIYMMDRMVGSGLPMWLPNGTVLRRTLEAFLREEQKKRGYKEVITPHIANIELYETSGHYPYYKDSQFDPMEVDDEKYMLKPMNCPHHHRIYSNELRSYRDLPLRLAEFGSVYRYEQSGELNGLSRVRGFTQDDAHIYCTHDQLKDEIKSTIELTQFVFSTFGMPVDIRLSFRDDNDEKYGGNNEYWERAQQEIKEVADEMDLDYKIALGEASFYGPKIDFIIRDAIGRKWQLGTVQVDYVMPERFDLTYVGSDNNKHRPVIIHRAPFGSMERFTSILIEHFAGDFPLWLSPLQVKVLPISEDFNEYAEKCVKKFEDAGVRVEIDTRSEMIGGKIRDAENAKIPYMLIVGAKEQEDESVSVRRHKMGDIGTFSLNDFFNSVMEEINSKSLTTNLN; this is encoded by the coding sequence ATGCCAGAAGAATTTATTACGCTCACCTTTCCTGACGGAGCAAAAAAAGAATTTAAAAAAGGAGTTTCAGGATTTGAAGTTGCTGAGAGCATTTCCAAAGGTTTAGCCCGCAATGCATTAAGTGTAACATTTAATGGAACGATAAAAGATTTGGATGCACCTATTGAAGAAAGTGGTGCGATAGAAATTAATACCTGGGACTCGGAGGATGGTCAATATACATTTTGGCACTCTTCGGCACACCTTCTGGCTGAGGCTATTCAAGAACTCTACCCAGACGCAAAATTCGGCATCGGCCCTCCTATCGAAAATGGTTTTTACTACGATATCGATTTTGGAGATGAATCCTTTGGTCAGGACCATCTTTCGAAAGTTGAAGATAAGATGATCGAACTTGCCAGAAATAAATCTGAGTTCAAGCGTCGCGATGTCTCAAAAGAAGAAGCTCTTGAGTTTTACAAAGAACGGGGTAACGAGTATAAAGTAGACCTGATTGAAGATCTTGAAGATGGAACCATTACATTTTATGAGCAGGGTTCATTTACAGACCTTTGTAAAGGTCCGCATATTCCGGATACATCACTGATAAAGGCCGTTAAGCTGACCAATCTTGCAGGGGCTTATTGGAGAGGTGATGTTGACAGCAAGCAGTTGACCCGTATTTACGGTGTCTCTTTTCCTAAACAGAAACTATTAAAAGAGCACCTTGAACAGCTTGAGGAAGCTAAAAAGCGTGATCATAAAAAATTAGGGAAAGAGTTGGGCATTTATATGATGGACAGAATGGTCGGTTCCGGACTGCCTATGTGGCTTCCGAATGGTACTGTTCTCAGAAGAACTCTTGAAGCTTTTTTGCGGGAAGAACAGAAAAAACGGGGATATAAAGAAGTTATCACTCCTCATATAGCCAATATTGAGCTTTATGAAACCTCTGGGCACTACCCCTATTACAAGGATTCTCAATTTGATCCAATGGAGGTTGATGATGAGAAGTACATGCTCAAACCAATGAACTGTCCGCATCATCATAGAATTTATTCCAATGAATTACGCAGTTACCGGGATTTACCGCTCCGACTTGCAGAGTTCGGTTCAGTTTATAGATACGAACAGAGCGGTGAGCTGAATGGACTTTCGCGCGTTCGTGGATTTACGCAGGACGATGCACACATCTACTGTACTCACGACCAATTAAAAGATGAAATTAAGAGTACGATTGAGCTGACACAATTTGTGTTTTCCACATTTGGAATGCCTGTTGATATTCGTCTCTCTTTTCGAGATGATAATGACGAAAAGTATGGGGGAAATAACGAATATTGGGAACGTGCGCAGCAGGAAATTAAAGAAGTTGCCGACGAAATGGATCTGGACTATAAGATTGCATTGGGAGAAGCCAGCTTTTATGGGCCAAAAATTGATTTCATTATTCGTGATGCAATTGGCAGAAAGTGGCAGCTGGGAACCGTTCAGGTTGATTACGTGATGCCCGAAAGATTTGATTTGACTTACGTGGGATCAGATAACAATAAACATAGACCGGTCATTATCCATCGTGCACCATTTGGATCCATGGAACGCTTTACAAGTATTTTGATTGAGCATTTTGCCGGGGATTTCCCGCTATGGCTCTCTCCTCTTCAGGTAAAAGTCCTTCCAATTTCTGAAGATTTTAATGAGTATGCTGAGAAGTGTGTTAAGAAATTTGAAGATGCCGGAGTACGTGTAGAAATTGATACGCGTTCAGAAATGATTGGCGGTAAAATTAGGGATGCAGAAAATGCAAAAATTCCCTATATGTTAATAGTCGGAGCTAAAGAGCAGGAAGATGAATCTGTCTCCGTCAGAAGGCACAAAATGGGTGATATTGGAACGTTTTCACTCAATGATTTTTTTAATAGTGTGATGGAAGAGATTAACTCTAAATCACTTACAACAAACCTTAATTAA
- the infC gene encoding translation initiation factor IF-3, producing the protein MARPRPTRRPRNDDKPRVNNEIRASEVRLIKPDEEHEIVSVQKALQIAESFNMDLVEVAPNAKPPVCKVIDFGKFMYEKKKKEKEAKKKQHTIQVKELRFRPTTDDHDLEFKTRHAREFLEGGDKVKATVQFRGRDMLYTEQGEELLKNLAEELSDVSKIESNPTMEGRRMIMILSPSKD; encoded by the coding sequence ATCGCAAGACCACGACCAACAAGAAGACCACGGAATGACGACAAACCGAGGGTTAATAACGAAATTCGGGCATCAGAGGTCAGATTAATTAAACCTGATGAAGAGCACGAAATCGTTTCTGTACAAAAAGCCCTTCAAATTGCCGAGTCATTCAATATGGACTTAGTAGAAGTTGCACCTAACGCCAAACCACCCGTTTGCAAGGTGATTGACTTTGGAAAGTTTATGTATGAAAAGAAGAAGAAGGAAAAGGAAGCGAAGAAAAAGCAACATACTATTCAAGTGAAAGAGTTGCGTTTCCGGCCTACTACTGATGATCATGACCTGGAATTTAAAACCCGTCACGCCAGAGAATTTTTAGAAGGCGGTGATAAAGTGAAAGCTACGGTTCAGTTTCGAGGACGTGATATGCTATATACAGAGCAGGGTGAAGAGCTGCTGAAAAATCTTGCTGAGGAATTAAGTGATGTCAGTAAAATCGAATCCAATCCTACCATGGAAGGACGCAGAATGATTATGATCTTATCTCCTTCAAAAGATTAA
- the rpmI gene encoding 50S ribosomal protein L35, with the protein MPKMKSNSGAKKRFKVTGSGKIKRKKAYKRHILTKKSPKRKNNLGKDALVHKADESSVKDLLPYGGK; encoded by the coding sequence ATGCCAAAAATGAAATCGAATAGTGGTGCGAAGAAGCGTTTTAAGGTTACCGGTTCCGGTAAAATTAAAAGAAAGAAAGCTTACAAGCGTCACATTCTCACAAAGAAATCACCTAAGCGGAAGAATAATCTCGGAAAGGATGCTTTGGTTCACAAAGCAGACGAAAGTTCTGTGAAAGATCTTCTCCCATACGGTGGAAAGTAA
- the rplT gene encoding 50S ribosomal protein L20, with protein sequence MPRSRNLVASRRRRRKILNKAKGYWGRRKNVYTVAKNAVEKGLQYQYRDRKVRKRMFRRLWITRINAAARLNGTTYAKLIHGMKSNNMEINRKMLADIAVRDPETFAAVVKEAVK encoded by the coding sequence ATGCCACGATCAAGAAATTTGGTGGCTTCCCGTCGCCGTCGCCGGAAGATTTTAAATAAGGCGAAAGGCTATTGGGGCAGACGCAAAAACGTTTACACCGTTGCCAAGAATGCGGTAGAAAAAGGTCTTCAGTACCAATACCGCGACAGAAAGGTTCGTAAAAGAATGTTTCGTCGGCTTTGGATTACGCGTATAAATGCAGCTGCTCGATTAAACGGGACCACATATGCCAAGTTAATACACGGCATGAAGTCCAATAACATGGAAATTAATCGAAAAATGTTGGCCGATATCGCCGTTCGCGATCCGGAAACATTCGCTGCTGTTGTCAAAGAAGCAGTTAAGTAA
- the pheS gene encoding phenylalanine--tRNA ligase subunit alpha: protein MIEKIELIKKEIKNFQITNEKQLEAFRLEFLSRNGKVQEMFGMMGNVPNEKKAEMGKAMNKVKILAQEKFEDSKSNLQSASRKEFGAKDDITLPVEPTYTGSFHPLTQALDEIKQIFLRLGFNIADGPELEDDFHNFTALNFPPDHPARDMQDTFFVRKSDQPDEQDLVLRTHTSPVQIRLMKDQQPPLRSIMPGRVYRNEAVTAKSYFQFNQVEGLYVDKNVTMGELIETLVMFAKLMYGSDVKYRVRPSFFPFTEPSIEMDVWWENEKGGQWLEILGAGMVDPNVFEAVNVDPEIYTGFAFGMGVDRIAMLRYGIDDIRLLYENDLRFLNQFKS, encoded by the coding sequence ATGATCGAAAAAATTGAACTGATCAAAAAAGAGATAAAGAATTTTCAAATCACCAACGAGAAACAGTTGGAAGCTTTTCGCCTAGAGTTTCTCTCCAGAAATGGAAAAGTTCAGGAGATGTTTGGTATGATGGGCAATGTGCCAAATGAAAAGAAAGCTGAAATGGGTAAGGCAATGAATAAGGTTAAAATCCTTGCTCAAGAAAAATTTGAAGATAGTAAAAGCAATTTACAGTCAGCTTCGCGAAAGGAATTTGGTGCAAAAGATGATATTACCCTTCCTGTTGAACCTACCTACACCGGGTCTTTTCATCCGTTAACTCAGGCATTGGACGAGATCAAACAGATTTTTTTACGCCTTGGATTCAATATTGCTGATGGACCTGAACTGGAAGATGATTTCCACAATTTCACAGCACTCAATTTTCCACCCGATCACCCTGCTCGAGATATGCAGGATACTTTTTTTGTCAGAAAATCAGATCAACCGGATGAACAGGACCTGGTACTGAGAACGCATACCTCCCCAGTTCAAATTCGTTTGATGAAAGATCAACAACCGCCACTTCGATCCATCATGCCTGGCCGTGTTTACCGAAATGAAGCGGTTACTGCGAAATCATATTTTCAATTTAATCAGGTTGAAGGTCTTTACGTAGATAAGAATGTTACCATGGGCGAGCTCATTGAAACTCTTGTGATGTTTGCCAAACTCATGTATGGAAGTGATGTAAAATACAGGGTACGACCCTCCTTTTTTCCTTTTACAGAACCAAGCATTGAAATGGACGTTTGGTGGGAAAATGAAAAAGGCGGTCAATGGCTCGAAATATTAGGAGCCGGAATGGTCGATCCAAACGTTTTTGAAGCCGTAAATGTAGATCCGGAAATTTATACAGGATTTGCGTTCGGTATGGGAGTAGACCGTATTGCAATGCTACGCTATGGAATTGATGATATCCGCTTGCTTTATGAAAATGACCTGAGATTTTTGAATCAATTCAAATCATAA